GGTGCAATTAAGGGAATTTCACGAAACACTCGCTGTTGATACATGCATTGAAGCTATTTAATAACCCCTGTTGATGaagggaaaattgaaatacacgGACCATGTTTGAACGGAACGGGATAGGATGATCGAATTTGTTTGGCTATTGCACCCTAAAGCTTTTTGCAAACGGTATTCAATCCCTTTCGGCACCCTCGGATTCCAccgaaaaaagaatattagCATTTCACCGTTGTACCGCAAACGGAAAACTGGTTTCCCGAAAGCTTGTCAAGTACACCGGAATCCAACGAATAatagtttttcttcttttcctaaGCATAATTTCTGCAACTTCGAAGAACAAGGCTCTACAAATATATCTCCCGTAAATATACCACGATACGCTTTGGCGTTCTCTTTCACGAAGAGAACTGAACCATCCCTATTTTCTTCTTAATTCGTATCAAACTGCCAGATGTTGATTTACCCTCAATTGCGGGTCCACGTTTACCCCCAGGAACCTAAAACTTGACTTCGTATGGATGAACTTTGTGGGTTACGGTAAATTAGAGGATCCAGTGACAACAAGCCTTTGTGGAGGAGACACCCAAGGAGTACGGACAAAACCATTATTCGTTAGAATCCTAGAGTCGCGCGGAGATTCAACGTGCCATGTTCTGAAAAGTGGAAGATCAATGTGACGACATTCTTTCTCCCGAGCGACGTGTAAGCTATTTTCGTCACATCGTATTTTTACGCAGGAACACGTCCGCTAAGCTTGTCCCTTTTGGGATATTTTTGCACCGCAGCACctgattgaatttcaaattttcgaatcggTCGATCATCGTCCTGATTGATTGACGGATCTAACGCGGATGTGGAAATTTAACAAGATTATTTAAATCAAGCTTGgcataataaattttgtagtAATTTCCAGATCGTGTTGAAAACTTTACTCGACAAGCGCTACCTGTCTACGGATATCAAGAGTAAGGACGTGGGACACTGATTGATCATGTGCACCAGCTTCGCTATTTTCATAATCCTTACCGTGGCATCGAGTATCCTAACGCAACACCGCGTATCCTGGGGTTATTATCACGATTCCCTTTCTCCTTTGCCAATGAGGTAACTAAATAGTTACCCGTGTAACCGCGTGCAGACTAATTATAGAACTTTCTCAAACTTCTAACCCACAGTATTGGAGCAGCTCTTCGACCAAGTGGATTTAATTTTCGGGCCGGTATTTATCAACCGTTTGACGCCGACGAACCATTGTGACAAAAAATGCAGAGGCTGCATTCCGGTTCCGTTTGACCGCAAAAACTAATTTTACCGTGATGGCAAAATTGATCGATCGAGGTTTCATGAGGCGCGTAAGTGCTGGCTACTTTCAAAGAGATGTTAATAtcgatttcaatgaaattgaattcggTGCCTTGCTGTCTCCGTGTCCGTAAAATCGCTGTGCGTATTTTTACCCATTACACTCAGAAACGCAGGActccaaatttttctttcgatccAGGAAAATAATACGTGACAATTTCATCCCTCTTTACGGGGAGTCGCACAATTTAGAATCAAAAACGGCTCGCCTGTGAACGAAACGGTACGAGATTGTCATTTGCAATAATTGGCCACACATTCTGGTTACGGCGATTCGGGACAATCGATGAAATGTTAACTAGCGAGGATAACGAGATTTTGTTCTCCGCATTTGGCATTTACATCGATTGTTTGCGTAATTTGTCATCCTTTTTTTAAAGTCCTTCAAACTACGTGAAAAGCTGagttcatttgtttattctcGTCCTTTAATTGGGCCCGATATAATTTGTTACGTCTTCTATCTCTTTTACGAAACCTATTATTTCGTCCATTCAGTACAGATATCCGACCGTCTCTCCTACTTCGAAGTTATTTTCAGGCAAGCTTTCTGGTAATCGCCTGGAGTTTCACGATCAGCATGGCTTACACTCGGAGTTGCGGGAATTTATGCGAGATCATCTCCGTCGGCTTTGAGGGCTACTTTTTACGAATACCGAGCCGTTAGCTCCGCTGCAAAGGCAATTGGTATAAACCGCAATACCGAAACGCATTTCAATCACTATCAGTCTCGTTTTCATCGTCCACTTTAAAACCTCAATTCGCGTCAGTTtggtattcgaattttttctacCACCAGGGGAAATTTCCGAGAGAAGGTAAACTTAAAAAATTGCCTCCACAACTCGAGCCTGAACGTTAAAATATGTAGCGTCACGGCAGCAGggatgaacgaaaaaattaggTATTCTGCACCGCGGTGTGACTTTATTTGCATAGAACTCGCAGCTACGAGATTTCATCGCTACTTTTTGGGACTGATAATCCGCATGTCGGGATACTGTGGCGAGTTTCGAGGGGCAAACCTGGATTATTGTGTACTTTGTATCGTAACAGGATTGAATATCGAGGTTGCTCTCCCTTGTTTGCTCTGGGACGGGTGCTCAGAAACTCTATACGTTGCATCCGCCGTCTATATCTATTGaaagtatatattatactcgCGAGGTTCAACCCTTGCAGTAAATATTGGCGCGCTTATTCGTACCGTCGAACCCTAACCAGACGTGTTTAACGCTTCTCGGCAAACATGTGCCTATTAGCCAGTATCAATGTTCAGCGGATCATCCCCCAGTCGTATCGATCAGTTAATTAACGAGATAACCCAAGTTCTAAGACTTATTCTACCGTGccattttcagttttcaacaTTTCCTCAAGGTTTGAATATTCAATATCTTTTCCTACGGCTTTCCTCGGGCTCGTGCGTATCTGCGTCTTGACTTTTTCTCACGGCACTCTTTCCGGTATTGGTTCGAGGCTGGCTTCACGATCCTgaaggtaaaaaattcaacgccGACGTGTATGAGGCTGAGCTGCACTAGCTGAGGTGAGCGACTTACGGAAAAGTTTATTTAAAATCCATCTGCTATttgaaacgttgaattttacgTCCATGTTACGCGGGTTAATTTCAAGTACACTTTCTGCCCCATGCGAATGAGGACGTGTTATGTACGCATTAATGTAGCCGAAATGTGAAATGGATTTAGCGTTTCAaggaatttccaaaatttatgaAACTCGGAAATAGCCGGACATCGAAGGACAGAATCCAGCACCAGGATTGAAAAGTTCAACTTGAACGGACTTAAAGAGAGACGAAACATCGGGCTACAGGGAACGGAGGGCTTTGCATCTCATTATAGTTCGGCTGATAGGAAAACTTTCTttaaattcatatttcataCTTGACGGTAAACAGACTTTGCAGCGGAGGATCGGCACGCGATTCGCGAAGACATTTCGCGTAGTATGAAATTTCTATGTCACATACTACCGCATAACTCACGGCCATGTTTTTCGAACATACGTACATTACacactctctccctctttccgTAGAGAATATACCGATCTGTTGATGCTAATAATGTCAATCAGTCTGAAGAGAGAGCCGTTAGGTAAAGAAACACAGTATTCTCAAGGCGCAGTTGTAATAGTTAGGAATAATTTAGAGTGATCGTAATCGTTATTGGATTACATATTAtaagatatatgtataattgtatacacCATACTCCGTTGCCTGTGGCGCGGCAGTTGAGCTCACTTAGTCGTTCGCTAACTGAAATTTAGATGTATAGATAACTTTGTCAGACGATTTAGTACCAAGTTCGTCCAGTTAGCGCCCGTCGGCTTGGTCCTGCCCTAGTCGAAGTACCAAAGACTCTTTAACAAGTTCAATTCGAGATTTACGTCCAATCTCAATCCTTGGGCAACGCTTGTAACCATTAGCAAGTGGCTCGCATTCGTCGAGCTAATTGCTTGAAATCGTATTGGGTTTTCTATTTCGCCTAGGTATTGATATACGGAGGGGGATACACGCGCCACCCTATTAAATGAGTACCATTTAACTTGCCTCCACTCGCAATGTTTGAAATTCCATTTAACTTGGTACACGAACCATATAATTTGATCTTACGTTTACTCTTTGATTTTTAGCCAGAAAAATatgaaggatatatatatgtatatatacatagatacacACTTGCAGATGGTGTATCTTTTACGTTATACTTTTATGTGATGAATATGCCCCTCatgaatttccaaatttaaGGTTCGCTGAATAATCATGCTCACCTGGGAAATTCCTTTTCTTTGCTATGGCATTTACAGATAATCAGTTTAACACTGTTCTTTGTTGCAGAGTGGCAATAATGTTTGCACTGTTGTCGATATGCGACTATGTACACTTGTAATAGTTAATCGCCTGAACTTTTGTGTAATTCGACATATTGCATATTCTGTTAGTGACAAACAGCGGAATGGTGAATtaataaagtaaaaagtaaagaaTCTTGTTTTAATGTCTGTACACTGTATAATAGAAGCAGGTCAAGTAAACGTCCGACTCGAATTGCAATTACTCTGACCAAGTCCTTTCATTAGTCACAAGGGATTTCAAAGGGCGGAAACCGCAAGGGGCAGCATTTCCTGTTGATGAAAGTTGATAGTTGGATGTACTCTTTGACTGTACTTTTTGCCTAGAGAGGTAAAGCGGTGTTCACTCAAAGGACGTTGGAATTAATTAGCAGCTCGCAGAATTcggtgaaaatgataaaaattttattttttcattttgaggATAAACAACTCTCGTCGAGAGTTCAGGTATTATTGGTACAACATAAGTATACTCTCATTCAGCCAGTCTCGTCTGTTGGACTTTGTCAATTTCAAGTGAAATCTACATCCAAGGAAAGTAATTTTGCCATAAATGGATTGAGAATTGTCAAGTTGAACGCAATTAAACTAGTACGACCAGCTTAAAGTTCATTCGACTTGTGGAATTTCTCTCACTATTCATTCCTCGATGCGTTACAAATGACGTGATAAAACCACCCATGTAGTAATTTCGATTTCTACACATTGTAACGCGGGTACAAAGAATGGTTGAATTCGATAGCGAATCCAGTATAATCGTAATTTATGAAGATAGAAAAGCAGCAGATGTAATTTATACTAATATGTGATATTTATTTCctattttcagattcttatGGTTATTTTTCGGACCAGATGCTTTTATTCGAGCATGAAAAGGGTGAGATAGTCCAGAAATCCTGAACGGATATCGGTAGATCGTCCTCACaaaattacttcaaatttattcgGGACATTTGGTCTTCCGCACGAATGCACAACTGGCTGTCCAATCTGTCAGCGTGTGTCACTGAGAATTTCTGCCGTTAGAGTTGACTCTCAGATACTTTTCTCGGTATAATTAATTTCGCGAATTTCGGATATTTCGtacaagtgaaattttcctTAACCACCCTGTGGATAGCGATTAATAATCTAAAGACGTACGTCCAAATATAGTCCATACCGAAATTAGCGTTAAATGTACGATAAACGCGTCAACTTCTATTgaatttcactcaattttgGTCACCCGATGAAGGCAAGGAGTCATCGAAGCTCGAACAGTTGGTGTGTGTACAGCTCATGCAGTTACATGGATagttacatacatacgtataattttgtaaaacgaGCTATTAATTAGCACGGGGTTAATAATACGCCTACTAAGAGCGATCTTACGCGGCCTGCGTAGCTTTTCATGCTCTTCCTATTTGATATAACTTTCGCAAGGATCAAACCCCGTacactttaaaaaattgaccgtGTTAAAATTCACCAAAAGTGGCTGGTGTGAACTACTACCGAACAATTTTCGTGGTCAATTCGGAAGTTGAACGTCTGCAGATAGTGTTGCATAGACGACGAGCAGTATTAGATTGACATCAAACAGTGTTGGattgacataaaaaaatattctgtacaAGTTGATACCGCATTTTTTTACAAGGTGCTGTCTTGATTACAGCCCTCTCCACCCTCCTCTCCGTAACCGAAATAAAGACATACAAACCGCGGAATTTCGGtggcgatttttttaaacggtcATACGTATGCCCTGAATTTAACGATGGGAAATTGAAGCAACAGGAAGACGAACAGGAACCACACTCACCTCGTGGGTAGTAGCCTGCAGAATGGAATTTGTTCGAGCGAAGGTCCCGCGCGCACTGCTCAGCCACGACTGTTCTAACCATTCAGCCGCGGGTTTCTGTGCTTGCGCGTCGATATGGAGTCCTCTGGCGCACGCTCTCCCCGTCGTCCTCAGACTCCGATATCCTCTAACAGCCGTTTCATGTGCTCTGGCTCCAATGTCAATGTCGACCTTTTGCGATGCGGCGGGGAGATGATCTCCGCGGTAATTGTCTTTCACACGGAATCCTTTGCCATTTGAGTACCACGACGAGTTCCGGAATTCCGTCACAGTGACTACTTGCGAAATCTGCTTAACTTTTGTTCTAGGTGCAGCAATGCCACTACGAACAAGGTGAAAAGAGCAGCGAATCAACGAGACTTGCCGCTGTAATCCCAGTGAAATGTTCATTCTCAAACAGACAATGAGTTCATTCCTTGTTTACACTACTAGTGAAGCGATGCAGCAATATATCAGTGAGATGTGAAAGAGACGAGACggtaaattttcatattgCAATGTCAAAACGTTTATTTATCATAGTATAcggttattaaatttatagaGTAAAGTATAAGTGTGAAACAGGGACAACAGTCGAATAAAGCCGGGTCGTGCATATTGGTCTGGTTACGAGTAGGAAGAGATTCGGTGAGAATTGTTCAACTAATTGCAACTTCCGCAGCAGCTGGTTCCTTCCCAGAAGACCTTGACGTCGACCATCTTAACGTTAGGAACATTAAGACATTCCATGTCTAGCCTTCTGTCGAGAGGGTAGCCGAGTGGTCTACCGTCCAAGGATACAGCACCACCAATGACCTCCGTTATGTCCTTCTTTTGGTAGTACTCGGTCAGGTACGCAGACTTAACATCGGCAGTTCGATCCATTCGGCGTTCATAGTAGTTCTGGGCAGCTTGTCGGTCAGTATCGACGTTCGATGAGTCTGTTCTTCGATGTACGGTATCCGTGTCAATGTCACGGTCTGTAAAAAAGACATTGTTTAGCACTCTAGTTAAGAAGTTTGTATGACACTCTATCCTATATTCTATGAATCTATGTTAACGGCGCCGATGAAAAAGTCTCATTCGTATTCGAGAGTGTTTAGACATGTTAAATTGCTCACATGTCGTGTAAGAACACCGTAAcaatagagaaaaaaagtgaagaCGGAATAACCTAACGATACtcgtcttattttttttagtcATATTAACCGTACGAGAAGATACGGAAACCGGGACAACTTACTGTAAAAGACGCCTTCTTCTTTGAGCATCATGCTACGGTAATCATGCGTCCATCCTTCATTGCGAATTTCTGTCGTGATATCGATGTCGGGATACTCTACGTTCTGATAAGTTTGGAATTTCGGAGGGACAACCGCTTTGTAAGATAGGGTAGGCTGTTTGGGCGAAGAGACGATCACCATAACCTGAAGTGGCATACCGTTGCGTTTACCTTTAGGAAGAGCTAGCCTCTCGGGGAAACCGAAAGCTTCCGCgatctggaaaaaaattaatgattatTTCTCTTCATGAAATTACCGTGTAACGGTAATACTTGCGAACCGTACCATGTCAGGGTAGAAAAGCTGATTAGAGGTGAGGCCTTCCTGGACCTTACGGAATAGGTCTTTCTTGGTCGTGGCATCAATGCTACGCATTGGAGCATCAATGGAGTGCCTAGTGATGACATTTTGTCCTTCCTTGACTGCAAGGCAGAATTGAGGCATTAAATGTTTGAACCTCAGGGCACGGCTACTGGCTGCGAAGCAATCGATTAGGATTCGCAAATTTAATTCTTCTATACTTACTGTCCCAAGCGAATTGATCGATTTCAACGAATTGATCTCTGTTGTGAAGGATGTTTACATAGCTGCCATCGTAGTTGTATTTGGGGCCGACGTAAACTCTCGCAATGGCGTCCTTGATGGTCTTGTCGCTGTTAATGATTATTTTGAACGTGTACGGTTTGTGATTAATTCTGTCGATCGCTGTCATGATCTTGACATGTTGGTTTTCTTTGCCATGCGGAACAGTTGTAGCCGAGTCAATGTCGACCACGAATTTGTCGCAGTAAGTCGTCAGCTTGTCGAACTTGACACTTTCGATGGTAACACCGGGCAAGATGATATCTTCTTTCGTGTAGCTCGGTAAAGCGTCTTGCCATCTCTTGAACAGACGGATTATGCGCTCCCACATCTCGTAGAACACTGGATCGCGGGTAGTGGTGTGATAGATCTCTAGGTTGCTAGGGAGTGGCTCCCAGAAGTGTTTCGTGTAAGGCGCACCACCGAGAAGTTCGCGTGCAGCGGCTTGAAGACTTCCGTAATATCTTTGGGGCAGAGTTTAATGTCAGAAAAAAAGCATCCATTTACAGTAGCAATTCGCTTACCTGGGATTAATGCTTTTTCCGGTGCCTTCAATCATGTCACCAAGTATGTTCAGCCCCTTACGCTCGTACAGAGCCAAAAGGCTTCCTTGGGTCGAAATGGCAAATCCACTGTCAATTGCGTCCTGCAGCCTTCTCTCGATTGTCAAAACGGTTTTGAAAAGATCTTCCTTTTCGCGTGTCAAATCATAATTGAAACTACGTCCTGTGATCTCGAGGCCATTCGGATAAGAAAGATGAGATTTGAAAGGCACGTGTACGCGGGTGAATTCGATTTCCTTCACAGTCGGTATGTCGTTGCTCAGGCGTTCAAGATTGTAGCGAGCCAGAAGTTGCTGGTGTATGTAGTAGAACATGGATCCGCGGGCGGTTTCACAATGTTCGCATTCGTAATTCTGGGTGAAGTCCAGATTTGTTGCTTGACTCTGTCAGAGGACAAGGAACCTTTCATCAAACCATCCTCCCAGCAAAAAATTCAGCATAGTATTTTAAGGGAGGAATAACATCCCATCTGGACTGCTTGGAATTACAATTGACTCACCATTGCTTTCATCCATCCGCTAATGCCGAAGAAAGCGTACCATGAGGCGAGTCCAACATCTTGAGTGAAATAGGCAAGTTTCTTGTCGTACTCGGTCATGTAGGGAGTGTAGTTAGATGCAATTACGTAAGTGGCGGTCTGGCCCTTTTCGAGGGTTCGAACGCGAAGGTCCTGAGCCTCTTTCAACACCCTCTTGTCGATGTAGTAGTATGGAAAGACTTCGTATGGTGCCGGAAGGACGAGGCCTCTGCAGTCGGTGCGTTGCAATACTGCCACACTGAAAGCCTACGGGGAGTAAATATGGTGTCGGTAAGTTGTTACTTCAGAGTGCAGTGGTCGGTTTCTCCGCGTCAAACTTACCTTGTAGAATTGTGCTTCGTTGAATATGCAACGAGCCCAGGCGGCGGTTTTCAGGAACGTATCGTAGGTTTTCGCAGTCACGAGGGTCCTGGTAAGAAGAGAAATTTCTTTGCGCAACTCGGTGGACGAAATTGTGAACGGGACGCGCTTCCGCTGGATGCGACCCATCTCAACAAAACGGATGAGATATTTGACGGCATTTTGATCATCGTACAGttgaatgttttctttaatgtTGTAGTCACGGCCGATTTTGCGCAGCTCCTCGTTAGGGATCTCATGGAATAGGTTCTCCAAAAGCCAGAGAACATCTTGCTGCTTCTTCAGTACGTCGACATTGCCTGAATAATGTAATGCCATAGACTGTTATAGACCATGAGGGTACGGAAGACAAGTTTACACGTTGTTGGAAGGTGCTGGAGAAACTTTTCGACGTGCATATTTAATCTGGTTGACAGCTTAAGTTCGGGTTGGTAAAGTTTTCAGgacatataattatttcaacgacTCTGTGTCAGCTTTTACAACACCGTGTGAAATTTCGTTGACAAACACGTGATCACAGTTTGGTTAAAACAAGGTGAGAGAGCATTCGCTCTACACGGAAAAATACTATTATAAATGTGGGATCAATTTTGTTCCGGCAAAGCGGATCGAAGACGGTGCTATTTTTTAAGTAATGTAAAATTAAACTTACCAGCTTTATTTGCCAGCTGAGGAATTGCGGTGGCGGCTGCCACGAGGGCCAACAAACAGAAGCTGAGACGCATCTTGATACAGTGGTTTGTATGCCTTTCATCGGGGGCTGCTCACCTTATATACTAGCCAGCTGCCTTGGCTGCATCCCTATCGCACTTTGAACTTTTGACGACCCTTGGTGATATTCACTGCCTTCTGTGCTGGAGATATTCTCGTTATTTTTGAGATAGTTCCCTCTCAACACCAATGCACCTTCCGTCGCTAATATGTCTGATAGCTGCGTAAGAGAAGGAGATTATACGTACCCTTTCCCCTCTAGCCTCTTGTTTGTTCAAAGCATACTATTATGTAGAAATATATCTAGTAGACAGAACGGGTAAGCCATTCCTTACAGGGCAATTACTACATGCACtccgaaaaatttcattttccgtataagttattaaaaaattctagtAAAATGGGTATCCGCACAATACCGGTTTAGGTAACGTtggaattacaagaaaatatggtAAAAGTAGCTACTTAGTGAGACTATAGTTTTAAATGCTATGTTTTCGGGTTATTGCGAAATTAAATTTGCTCACTTAgtttaatgaattttcatcagtTGAATGAAGCCCAAATTGTCGCGATAGTGAAAAGAAATGTAATGCATGTAGcaaggataaaaataaatcgtaaaaCATACTAGATTCTGTGAATACAGCTACAAAACTTATTTCCGTTTTGTACCCAGAACTAttatttagaaataaaaatagttaaggactgtgTAGTAACAATAACTATAAGTCCCAACGGTGTATCTTTGCCAATAATCAGGttgatgtattttattttttacattatattaatAATCTATCACTAAGCTTTGGCGGGTCCAGATAAAAATTCTGCAACCTCATTTATCGCAATTCAGCAGATTTGGTTCACAATCAGCTTGCTTCaatcttgcaactgttgcagTTTACTAATTTGCATTTACGATTAGATATCGAGTTCACCGCATGTCATGGATTTCGAAACAGCATGCACAAGAGTTTTTAATACGACTGCAAGCGATAATTGTGGCAGTTCGTAAtctaaatataaaaaattcaatactttTCGTATTAATACATTGTTGCTTGAAGGCACAACTAAgggacaaataaaaatgtttttaaagtTTCAATTCCATACTGTTATTTCGGAAACGCATCAATAAACAcatcttgttttttctttatctataTTATGTTGGTGTTCGTAGGCACATCCAGCAGTCGATGGCATTTCTCTTGTATATTGCCACGAAGCctgatgaaataatttcacgtacagaaaaaatattaaccgTCTCCAATTTTGACCCCATTCTATTCGTACCTATTCAATTCCTGAGATGGAATATAACTTTGCGAAACCTTTTATGAGTATCGGTTACCCCTGGTGCAAAACTTGTGATAAACTTGAGACGAGGGAATATGGCTTCTCTCGGCGATCGCAGTTCTTTTATTCGTTGTGGATACCGTTATAGCTTTATTGCAATTACATTCAGTACACAGGTGATTGCCGGTCGGTGCCGCTGAGCTATTATTGTTGAGttaatacaatataatttattatgtattcGTGTTTTTGCAAACAGAGGAGATTTTCTTATCCAATACACTGGTACATTTCTTTTTGCATTGGCATTAAGTCGTTAGCTTTGAATACACGGCGTATACATGATTTTCTACTAGGTTCGGGCGTGTTTTTGCCCGTTTAACTGTTCAGAGATACACTCTCAGGTGCTGAGGGATTACTGAAAATTTCGTAAGTCACGTGTAAGGGTCGCATAAATTCTCGTATAAATTGCGAACTCGGCGCGTATCTACTTTCCATGAAGAGAAGTCCATTAACTTTCTCAAAGTTTGCAAGTAATACTTGCTTGTTTGATGCCGAATTTTGAAATGTACATAATATAACGTCACGTTCAACGACGATTATGCAATAATGTGGCTGGAACCTTAAAAATACATTATCTAAGAACGATGATGTAACGAGGTAGAAATTGTCGATGGAAAATTTTGCGTATAAGCAAAATAATCAGATTTCATCGttactttaaacgcgtttgaAGAAGTACGTCGACGTAGATACGTAGAATGATTATAATACATGAATAAAACTTCACTATGAAGCGTTCTAAATTTTCCATGAAAAACACTTTTAAATCTCGAGACCAAAAATAACATTGCCAGATACTCTTTTAATTGAACACAACTTACGGAGATATTTCTGGTAATAAACATGATATAATGTTAGGTGATTCACGTTCACTTACGTGCATATGGCAGTAGATACTTTCAATGGATGCTAGGGATAAATCTTATGGTGTTGTGGACTGATAGTTTGGTCTAATTGACGAAGGAAATTTCAACTTCGACCGAACTATTGTGCCATGAAAATACAACCCGTACTTGATAATGGTGCCCAGTGGCTTTGCACAGTGAAGGCTTTATGTTTTATTGTCTCGTTCAGCGTATTGTACAATCattgtttcataaaaaaaaaatgcgtaaaTGTGTACGCTTCTTGAGTCATGAATTATAGTGAAATACCTGTTAATTCTGAGACTCTATCTTCTACTAGGCGTAAGAAACGATATTTTGATGCATGTATCCCGGttcgtaattttctttctttgtgtCATACTTCATAGAATTGTCTTGCAATTACCTCCATTCgtattaaaaatgatgattcatttttttgctACTAAGGTATTGGCTTGAAAGGCTTGTCTTAGCTTCTAACAATAATCAATGAAATGTAGTATTTTGTACCCTGTGACGggatattttcatgtaatttaTACCGTCGCCGACTAGAACCCCAAATACGATGAATAAAAGAGAAAGGAGTTGAATGCGACGATAAAGCAgattattaaatttgaattattcgtGAGACATCTTCAGTAAGTAAATTTCCATTCTATCTATGTAACTTGCGATAGGATGAGGCGGTGTTCACAGCTGATTCAACCGAACGGCTTGTACTTTCGTGCATATGCACCTAGGTGCGATatgagaataaattgaagaagGATTTAGTAGAtacgatgaaatttattcaagttatacacgtataatctGAGATTTGAGAGCTACATAAAATACGAATATAGTAGTTAATTAAACTCATCTGTTGCggtatgataaaaattgataattaaatGTACATATTGTATCATTAAATTTCATGTAATAAAAAGAGTATCTTTAAATCAGTCTCAAAAAAGAATAATCCTTGTTACAGATTCTTTGGGGTGCCTTCAACCTTTGAAAGTGATGGTAACATCGCGACTGAACATGTTGGGCGTGAAGAAAACGTCTGGGCTTTCAATTTTACGATCGAAGGGGAATCCCATGGGACGATTGTCCGGATACTTGTGACCGTGCGTTGCACCGCAGTAGCTGATACTACCGCCGTAAGAGTAGTCTGCGGCAACGTCGTTTACTTTCTCTTGATCAAAGTCGGTCAAGATTACGTAGAGAGTGAAGGGCATGCCTTCCGGTTTTCCTTTGGGGAGGAGTAGACGGTCCGGATATCCGCAGTGACGATGATCCTTGTCCACTTCGACGGTCACCGCACCCTGAATGCCAGCCTCGACACGATCCCAGAGTTTCTTGGTGGATATCTGGTCGGGAATGGTCACACTCGACTCGGAGGATTTACGTAGAATGGTGTTCTCGCCGC
The Neodiprion fabricii isolate iyNeoFabr1 chromosome 1, iyNeoFabr1.1, whole genome shotgun sequence DNA segment above includes these coding regions:
- the LOC124179614 gene encoding allergen Cr-PI-like is translated as MRLSFCLLALVAAATAIPQLANKAGNVDVLKKQQDVLWLLENLFHEIPNEELRKIGRDYNIKENIQLYDDQNAVKYLIRFVEMGRIQRKRVPFTISSTELRKEISLLTRTLVTAKTYDTFLKTAAWARCIFNEAQFYKAFSVAVLQRTDCRGLVLPAPYEVFPYYYIDKRVLKEAQDLRVRTLEKGQTATYVIASNYTPYMTEYDKKLAYFTQDVGLASWYAFFGISGWMKAMSQATNLDFTQNYECEHCETARGSMFYYIHQQLLARYNLERLSNDIPTVKEIEFTRVHVPFKSHLSYPNGLEITGRSFNYDLTREKEDLFKTVLTIERRLQDAIDSGFAISTQGSLLALYERKGLNILGDMIEGTGKSINPRYYGSLQAAARELLGGAPYTKHFWEPLPSNLEIYHTTTRDPVFYEMWERIIRLFKRWQDALPSYTKEDIILPGVTIESVKFDKLTTYCDKFVVDIDSATTVPHGKENQHVKIMTAIDRINHKPYTFKIIINSDKTIKDAIARVYVGPKYNYDGSYVNILHNRDQFVEIDQFAWDIKEGQNVITRHSIDAPMRSIDATTKKDLFRKVQEGLTSNQLFYPDMIAEAFGFPERLALPKGKRNGMPLQVMVIVSSPKQPTLSYKAVVPPKFQTYQNVEYPDIDITTEIRNEGWTHDYRSMMLKEEGVFYNRDIDTDTVHRRTDSSNVDTDRQAAQNYYERRMDRTADVKSAYLTEYYQKKDITEVIGGAVSLDGRPLGYPLDRRLDMECLNVPNVKMVDVKVFWEGTSCCGSCN